A DNA window from Zingiber officinale cultivar Zhangliang chromosome 3A, Zo_v1.1, whole genome shotgun sequence contains the following coding sequences:
- the LOC122053822 gene encoding uncharacterized protein LOC122053822, which translates to MESTILVRAGSFLASPRKDGVRHSGSGDSFLRRRCTSALHFETEGAWIGPLLRRSRSEVFLARSNCSPRAGVRALTPAAKVEEEGVDDLAVKWCDLRASVPMRPQGALVEQEQAEYADGGSTGKGKNTGGSGKGRDGESCDRDDNRRISDYYQQMLQIDPANPLLLRNYGRFLHEVEGDAEAAEECYGRAILASPRDGEVLCLYGELLWEIHRDVERAKAYFERAVKASPNDCYVLGSYAHFLWDAEEEEEKAR; encoded by the exons ATGGAATCCACGATCCTGGTCCGCGCTGGCTCCTTCCTCGCATCGCCGAGGAAGGACGGAGTGCGCCATTCCGGCTCGGGGGACTCGTTCCTCAGGCGACGGTGCACCTCCGCGCTCCATTTCGAAACGGAGGGCGCGTGGATAGGACCCCTCCTTCGGCGCTCCAGATCGGAGGTCTTTCTTGCCCGATCGAACTGTTCCCCTCGTGCCGGCGTCAGGGCCCTGACCCCGGCGGCGAAGGTGGAGGAGGAAGGTGTGGATGATTTGGCGGTGAAGTGGTGTGATCTGAGAGCGTCGGTGCCGATGAGACCGCAGGGAGCGCTGGTGGAGCAGGAGCAGGCGGAGTATGCTGACGGTGGGAGTACTGGAAAAGGGAAGAATACCGGCGGATCAGGTAAGGGACGTGACGGCGAAAGCTGCGATCGGGATGACAACAGGAGGATCTCCGACTATTACCAGCAGATGCTGCAGATCGATCCTGCCAATCCGCTCCTCTTGAGGAACTACGGACGATTCCTGCACGAG GTGGAAGGCGATGCGGAAGCTGCGGAGGAATGCTACGGGCGGGCGATCCTGGCGAGCCCACGGGACGGCGAGGTGCTCTGTCTCTACGGGGAGCTGCTGTGGGAGATTCATAGGGACGTAGAGAGGGCGAAAGCATACTTCGAGCGGGCTGTCAAAGCATCCCCAAACGACTG CTACGTTCTGGGTTCGTATGCTCATTTCCTGTGGGAcgcagaggaggaggaagaaaaggccAGATAG